The Syntrophobacterales bacterium genome contains a region encoding:
- a CDS encoding branched-chain amino acid ABC transporter permease codes for MEEIIKSIVLGISSGGIYALIAVSYVVIYKSTRVFPFSQAAVLIIGAYIMWYCIIAWHLPIWLGFIITCAGGAILGMFIERAFMRPLVGQPILAPIVVTLSLMLFLRGVGILMGKGDVQGFGESFLPVGAWKVGFLHLPQIQVYAFILCAVIIAALILFYQKTRTGLGMRVVHEDHVVAQNLGINVKRIFQYSWIISCIIASIAGMLLGNIQGVGLALDANGIVAIAAVLFGGLESFPGAIVAGLTIGILQMLTITYIAPLLPGETTMMIPFVFLLLVLFIKPYGLFGLVRIERL; via the coding sequence ATGGAAGAAATCATCAAATCGATCGTTTTGGGCATTTCCAGCGGGGGGATCTATGCCTTAATAGCCGTCAGTTATGTTGTCATCTATAAATCCACCCGCGTCTTTCCATTTTCCCAGGCCGCGGTTCTGATCATCGGCGCCTATATCATGTGGTATTGCATAATAGCATGGCATCTCCCGATATGGCTTGGATTTATCATCACCTGCGCGGGGGGAGCGATTTTGGGGATGTTCATTGAAAGGGCATTCATGCGCCCTCTGGTAGGACAGCCCATTCTGGCCCCTATCGTGGTTACCTTATCGCTGATGCTTTTTTTAAGGGGCGTGGGGATCCTGATGGGAAAAGGGGATGTACAGGGCTTCGGCGAATCCTTTTTGCCGGTAGGGGCCTGGAAAGTTGGATTTTTGCACCTCCCACAGATTCAAGTCTATGCCTTCATATTATGCGCGGTGATTATTGCAGCGCTGATATTGTTTTACCAAAAAACAAGAACCGGTCTGGGAATGAGGGTCGTCCATGAAGATCATGTCGTGGCGCAAAATTTGGGAATCAACGTCAAGCGCATCTTCCAGTATAGTTGGATCATTTCCTGTATCATCGCCTCAATCGCGGGGATGTTGCTGGGAAATATTCAAGGAGTGGGACTTGCGCTGGACGCCAACGGCATCGTTGCCATCGCCGCGGTGCTCTTCGGAGGCTTGGAATCCTTTCCGGGGGCTATCGTTGCCGGCCTTACGATAGGGATTCTTCAGATGTTGACTATCACCTATATAGCGCCTCTTCTGCCGGGCGAAACAACGATGATGATCCCCTTTGTCTTTCTGCTGCTCGTCCTTTTCATCAAACCATACGGCCTTTTTGGTTTGGTAAGAATAGAAAGGTTATAG